The following coding sequences lie in one Arachis ipaensis cultivar K30076 chromosome B03, Araip1.1, whole genome shotgun sequence genomic window:
- the LOC107630966 gene encoding probable plastid-lipid-associated protein 7, chloroplastic isoform X3 produces MTHLLRRKGSFTRQWKKGYVICLKSIAIKNMFQGINRGIFGLPSAKKFEIESLVQQLESQNPTPEPTLELDKVAGCWRLVYSTITILGSKRTKLGLRDFISLDEFFQTIDIAKSKAVNVVEFSAKGLSLLSGQLSIEASFKIASATRVDINFASSTITPDQLMHVFRKNYNLLLGIFNPEGWLEITYVDDTMRIGRDNKGNIFVLEKIEDRSRNPQG; encoded by the exons ATGACACACTTGCTGAGAAGAAAAGGGAGCTTTACCAGGCAGTGGAAG AAAGGGTATGTGATATGTTTGAAATCAATTGCAATAAAAAATATGTTTCAAGGAATCAACAGGGGAATTTTTGGACTCCCATCTGCCAAGAAATTTGAAATTGAGAGTTTGGTGCAGCAGCTAGAATCTCAGAATCCAACTCCAGAGCCAACTCTAGAACTAGACAAG GTGGCTGGGTGCTGGAGGCTTGTTTATAGCACAATCACAATTCTGGGATCAAAGAGAACCAAGTTAGGCCTCAGAGACTTTATCTCATTGGATGAGTTTTTTCAAACCATTGACATAGCCAAG AGCAAAGCAGTTAACGTGGTCGAGTTCAGTGCAAAGGGGTTGAGTTTGTTGTCAGGACAGCTTAGTATTGAGGCTTCTTTCAAGATTGCTTCAGCAACA AGGGTTGACATCAACTTTGCAAGCTCCACCATTACTCCTGATCAG TTGATGCATGTATTCCGGAAAAACTATAATCTTCTGTTGGGCATCTTCAATCCAGAGGGATGGTTGGAAATCAC ATATGTTGATGACACCATGAGGATTGGAAGGGACAACAAGGGTAATATCTTTGTGCTGGAAAAAATTGAAGATAGAAGTCGTAATCCTCAAGGTTAA
- the LOC107630966 gene encoding probable plastid-lipid-associated protein 7, chloroplastic isoform X2: MAGYHVSPVIFRTLDIMNLQRLAPPENLSRMNNLRIGDRPLWFRPFTIVKVGEQNFGSGLVKDDTLAEKKRELYQAVEGINRGIFGLPSAKKFEIESLVQQLESQNPTPEPTLELDKVAGCWRLVYSTITILGSKRTKLGLRDFISLDEFFQTIDIAKSKAVNVVEFSAKGLSLLSGQLSIEASFKIASATRVDINFASSTITPDQLMHVFRKNYNLLLGIFNPEG; this comes from the exons ATGGCCGGTTATCATGTGAGTCCTGTGATTTTTAGAACCTTGGATATAATGAATCTTCAAAGATTGGCTCCGCCTGAGAATCTTTCAAGGATGAACAACTTGAGAATTGGTGACAGACCACTCTGGTTTAGACCCTTCACCATAGTTAAAGTTGGGGAACAAAACTTTGGCTCAGGCTTGGTTAAGGATGACACACTTGCTGAGAAGAAAAGGGAGCTTTACCAGGCAGTGGAAG GAATCAACAGGGGAATTTTTGGACTCCCATCTGCCAAGAAATTTGAAATTGAGAGTTTGGTGCAGCAGCTAGAATCTCAGAATCCAACTCCAGAGCCAACTCTAGAACTAGACAAG GTGGCTGGGTGCTGGAGGCTTGTTTATAGCACAATCACAATTCTGGGATCAAAGAGAACCAAGTTAGGCCTCAGAGACTTTATCTCATTGGATGAGTTTTTTCAAACCATTGACATAGCCAAG AGCAAAGCAGTTAACGTGGTCGAGTTCAGTGCAAAGGGGTTGAGTTTGTTGTCAGGACAGCTTAGTATTGAGGCTTCTTTCAAGATTGCTTCAGCAACA AGGGTTGACATCAACTTTGCAAGCTCCACCATTACTCCTGATCAG TTGATGCATGTATTCCGGAAAAACTATAATCTTCTGTTGGGCATCTTCAATCCAGAGGGATG A
- the LOC107630966 gene encoding probable plastid-lipid-associated protein 7, chloroplastic isoform X1 yields the protein MAGYHVSPVIFRTLDIMNLQRLAPPENLSRMNNLRIGDRPLWFRPFTIVKVGEQNFGSGLVKDDTLAEKKRELYQAVEGINRGIFGLPSAKKFEIESLVQQLESQNPTPEPTLELDKVAGCWRLVYSTITILGSKRTKLGLRDFISLDEFFQTIDIAKSKAVNVVEFSAKGLSLLSGQLSIEASFKIASATRVDINFASSTITPDQLMHVFRKNYNLLLGIFNPEGWLEITYVDDTMRIGRDNKGNIFVLEKIEDRSRNPQG from the exons ATGGCCGGTTATCATGTGAGTCCTGTGATTTTTAGAACCTTGGATATAATGAATCTTCAAAGATTGGCTCCGCCTGAGAATCTTTCAAGGATGAACAACTTGAGAATTGGTGACAGACCACTCTGGTTTAGACCCTTCACCATAGTTAAAGTTGGGGAACAAAACTTTGGCTCAGGCTTGGTTAAGGATGACACACTTGCTGAGAAGAAAAGGGAGCTTTACCAGGCAGTGGAAG GAATCAACAGGGGAATTTTTGGACTCCCATCTGCCAAGAAATTTGAAATTGAGAGTTTGGTGCAGCAGCTAGAATCTCAGAATCCAACTCCAGAGCCAACTCTAGAACTAGACAAG GTGGCTGGGTGCTGGAGGCTTGTTTATAGCACAATCACAATTCTGGGATCAAAGAGAACCAAGTTAGGCCTCAGAGACTTTATCTCATTGGATGAGTTTTTTCAAACCATTGACATAGCCAAG AGCAAAGCAGTTAACGTGGTCGAGTTCAGTGCAAAGGGGTTGAGTTTGTTGTCAGGACAGCTTAGTATTGAGGCTTCTTTCAAGATTGCTTCAGCAACA AGGGTTGACATCAACTTTGCAAGCTCCACCATTACTCCTGATCAG TTGATGCATGTATTCCGGAAAAACTATAATCTTCTGTTGGGCATCTTCAATCCAGAGGGATGGTTGGAAATCAC ATATGTTGATGACACCATGAGGATTGGAAGGGACAACAAGGGTAATATCTTTGTGCTGGAAAAAATTGAAGATAGAAGTCGTAATCCTCAAGGTTAA
- the LOC107633598 gene encoding protein FAR1-RELATED SEQUENCE 5-like — translation MDVDSKPLNSQDNVEDCLMTGMEENVNCTCDCGGSSSKCVVVTADNIINQTFETSDAAYNLYVRYARCVGFGVRKGDTARGKDGTQHRRPFFCNKEGKRAEKYICNSKRKREHKALTRTGYEAMLAVYFDTKTLAWRVKKLVEKHNHDLVPQCLVHLIPNHRGMTEAQKAQVNIMHDNGPPTSKIMGLMVGQVGGYANVGFTKKDLDNHIERTHRAKLIGGDPNATISYLLGKLMLTPWPWVDYQCFGDVLAFDTTYQKNKYRRPLVIFSGCNHHRQTCIFGFALIENEQTKTYMWLLQNFLDVMLNKSPSVVVTDGDEAMKAVIQEIFPNATHRLCGWHIQKNVTANIKSKGFSDDFRRCLTTSRCEGINNFIKRFISIRQSLLELVQNLEYALRDYRHNKLVSQFKTVYGCVNNSLSCIGALCCKFLHTGDCDRGQHIYTVLYERNTENMECECSRWSSEGIPCSHMFCAMKRVGLQKFSESLLLRRWSKDAKKYLDESSVGSTVQDREREFLMRYGALLVAAT, via the exons ATGGATGTTGATTCGAAACCACTCAATTCACAAGACAATGTTGAAGATTGCTTGATGACTGGTATGGAAGAGAATGTAAACTGCACTTGTGATTGTGGTGGCAGCAGTAGCAAGTGTGTTGTTGTGACGGCCGATAATATTATAAACCAGACATTTGAAACATCGGATGCGGCTTATAACTTGTATGTGCGTTATGCAAGGTGTGTTGGGTTCGGAGTTCGTAAGGGTGATACAGCGCGTGGAAAAGATGGAACACAACACAGAAGGCCATTTTTTTGCAACAAGGAAGGAAAGAGAGCTGAGAAATACATCTGTAATTCGAAAAGGAAAAGGGAGCATAAAGCGCTGACTCGTACGGGTTATGAAGCCATGCTTGCGGTGTACTTTGACACCAAAACTTTAGCTTGGAGAGTTAAAAAATTAGTTGAGAAGCACAACCACGATCTTGTCCCCCAATGTTTGGTACACCTAATTCCAAACCACCGCGGGATGACTGAGGCTCAAAAAGCTCAGGTGAACATCATGCACGATAATGGTCCACCAACCTCTAAAATAATGGGACTAATGGTAGGCCAAGTCGGGGGTTATGCTAATGTTGGGTTCACAAAGAAGGATCTGGATAACCACATTGAAAGAACTCATCGTGCAAAGCTCATTGGTGGGGATCCTAATGCAACAATTAGCTATCTACTTGGAAAGCTGATGTTGACCCCATGGCCATG GGTGGATTATCAGTGCTTTGGAGATGTGCTTGCATTTGATACAACCTATCAGAAGAATAAGTACAGAAGACCATTGGTAATCTTCTCGGGTTGTAACCATCACCGTCAAACATGCATATTTGGCTTTGCCTTGATAGAGAACGAACAAACGAAAACATATATGTGGTTGTTGCAAAACTTTCTAGATGTCATGCTGAACAAGTCTCCTAGTGTTGTGGTCACAGACGGTGATGAGGCAATGAAGGCAGTAATTCAAGAAATTTTCCCAAATGCAACTCACCGATTATGTGGTTGGCACATTCAGAAAAATGTAACGGCAAACATAAAAAGCAAAGGTTTTTCCGACGACTTCAGAAGATGTTT AACAACATCAAGGTGTGAAGGGATAAACAACTTCATCAAAAGGTTTATTAGCATTCGCCAAAGTCTTTTAGAGCTGGTCCAGAATCTTGAATATGCTCTTAGGGATTATAGACACAACAAACTAGTTTCTCAATTTAAGACGGTGTACGGCTGTGTTAACAACTCGCTTAGCTGCATTGGAGCTTTGTGTTGCAAATTTTTACACACGGGAGAT TGTGACAGAGGGCAACATATATACACCGTACTTTATGAGCGCAACACCGAGAATATGGAGTGTGAATGTAGTAGGTGGAGTAGTGAAGGCATTCCTTGTAGCCACATGTTTTGTGCCATGAAAAGGGTAGGTTTACAGAAGTTTTCAGAAAGTCTTCTTTTGAGAAGATGGTCCAAGGATGCCAAAAAGTATCTAGATGAAAGTTCAGTTGGAAGCACTGTGCAAgatagagaaagagaatttttaaTGCGCTATGGCGCATTGTTAGTGGCAGCTACATAG
- the LOC107630966 gene encoding probable plastid-lipid-associated protein 7, chloroplastic isoform X4 has translation MAGYHVSPVIFRTLDIMNLQRLAPPENLSRMNNLRIGDRPLWFRPFTIVKVGEQNFGSGLVKDDTLAEKKRELYQAVEGINRGIFGLPSAKKFEIESLVQQLESQNPTPEPTLELDKVAGCWRLVYSTITILGSKRTKLGLRDFISLDEFFQTIDIAKSKAVNVVEFSAKGLSLLSGQLSIEASFKIASATRVDINFASSTITPDQIC, from the exons ATGGCCGGTTATCATGTGAGTCCTGTGATTTTTAGAACCTTGGATATAATGAATCTTCAAAGATTGGCTCCGCCTGAGAATCTTTCAAGGATGAACAACTTGAGAATTGGTGACAGACCACTCTGGTTTAGACCCTTCACCATAGTTAAAGTTGGGGAACAAAACTTTGGCTCAGGCTTGGTTAAGGATGACACACTTGCTGAGAAGAAAAGGGAGCTTTACCAGGCAGTGGAAG GAATCAACAGGGGAATTTTTGGACTCCCATCTGCCAAGAAATTTGAAATTGAGAGTTTGGTGCAGCAGCTAGAATCTCAGAATCCAACTCCAGAGCCAACTCTAGAACTAGACAAG GTGGCTGGGTGCTGGAGGCTTGTTTATAGCACAATCACAATTCTGGGATCAAAGAGAACCAAGTTAGGCCTCAGAGACTTTATCTCATTGGATGAGTTTTTTCAAACCATTGACATAGCCAAG AGCAAAGCAGTTAACGTGGTCGAGTTCAGTGCAAAGGGGTTGAGTTTGTTGTCAGGACAGCTTAGTATTGAGGCTTCTTTCAAGATTGCTTCAGCAACA AGGGTTGACATCAACTTTGCAAGCTCCACCATTACTCCTGATCAG ATATGTTGA
- the LOC107634628 gene encoding uncharacterized protein LOC107634628 translates to MAEYEGEGVPKETALQALNTIIQLHFEKTLEKKRAIDLQKKELQKLFQLLFIFLSLVFLALSQSPQRLQCRHCWIPITLLSIAHLMFYVSVAQTLRCINGFKYQRRCHKLTLGLATEKLRDMKLRLANTDFVAEDDFEIHYQEPPDSYFGKFKRNWALHFAFLIFIYGFMVSASVVLLCF, encoded by the coding sequence ATGGCAGAGTACGAAGGTGAAGGTGTACCGAAGGAAACAGCACTGCAAGCATTGAACACCATAATCCAGCTTCACTTCGAGAAGACGCTGGAGAAGAAGCGCGCCATTGACCTCCAAAAGAAAGAGCTCCAGAAGCTCTTCCAGCTGCTCTTCATTTTCCTCTCACTCGTCTTCTTGGCACTCTCTCAGTCACCGCAGCGCCTCCAATGCCGCCACTGCTGGATCCCCATCACTCTCCTCTCCATCGCACACCTCATGTTCTACGTCTCCGTGGCACAGACCCTGAGGTGCATCAATGGATTCAAGTACCAGAGGAGGTGCCACAAGCTCACACTTGGCTTGGCCACCGAGAAGCTCAGGGACATGAAGCTAAGACTTGCCAACACTGACTTTGTTGCTGaggatgactttgaaattcactACCAGGAACCACCTGACTCCTACTTTGGTAAGTTCAAGAGGAATTGGGCTCTTCATTTTGCCTTCTTGATCTTCATCTATGGCTTCATGGTCTCTGCCTCTGTCGTTCTTCTTTGCTTCTAG
- the LOC107630967 gene encoding protein BOLA2 has translation MGVTKEQVESCLKSKLNPTHLEVVDTSGGCGASFVVEIVSEEFEGKRLLERHRMVNAALEEEMKEIHALSVKKAVTPEQWKQLQQDSNQANPAA, from the exons ATGGGTGTGACGAAGGAACAAGTTGAATCTTGTTTGAAATCCAAACTCAACCCTACTCACCTG GAAGTAGTTGATACATCTGGAGG ATGCGGTGCAAGTTTCGTAGTTGAGATTGTATCAGAAGAATTCGAAGGCAAGAGGCTACTGGAGAGGCATCGAATGGTGAATGCTGCGTTGGAGGAGGAAATGAAAGAGATTCATGCTCTCTCTGTCAAGAAAGCTGTCACCCCAGAGCAGTGGAAACAGCTGCAGCAAGACTCCAACCAAGCAAATCCTGCTGCCTAG